Proteins encoded in a region of the Onthophagus taurus isolate NC chromosome 10, IU_Otau_3.0, whole genome shotgun sequence genome:
- the LOC139431616 gene encoding uncharacterized protein — protein MGKLRAKAREAVDANKTPTSWPELKNILIHAFGGKRSEDVLIYDLNSQTPRKKDTTASYANKIKVTLYTLLSKINLEEANVAIRQIKQDQYNQIALRTYLFGLDLINPNIGMEVKLRRPPDLETAEAYALEVVNYNT, from the coding sequence ATGGGTAAACTAAGAGCGAAAGCCCGAGAAGCCGTTGATGCCAACAAAACGCCCACCTCATGGCCAGAGTTGAAGAACATCTTAATCCACGCATTCGGGGGTAAAAGATCGGAAGATGTCCTAATTTACGATCTTAATAGCCAGACCCCTAGAAAAAAAGATACGACAGCCAGTTacgcaaataaaataaaggtaACACTCTACACCCTTCTGTCGAAAATCAATTTAGAAGAAGCAAATGTCGCGATAAGACAAATTAAGCAAGACCAATATAACCAGATTGCCCTCAGAACCTATTTATTCGGACTAGATTTAATAAATCCGAATATTGGGATGGAAGTAAAATTACGTCGCCCACCAGATTTAGAAACAGCAGAAGCTTATGCACTTGAAGTTGTTAATTACAACACTTAA